In one Rhodoflexus caldus genomic region, the following are encoded:
- the fahA gene encoding fumarylacetoacetase — translation MQSWLDIPQNSDFSIYNLPYGIFSYGKKKPRAGVAIGDFIIDLKRAHKKGVFEDIKIPKKVFDKPVLNDYIRLGKPVHRAVRERLQEQLQDPTSLLFRYQHKLLVPMEEASMHLPVEIGDYTDFYSSEEHATNVGKMFRGEANALMPNWKHLPVAYHGRASSIVISGTPIRRPMGQSRPNDNEPPVFGPSKAVDFELEVAFIVSRDTELGERIPAEHAEDYIFGLVLFNDWSARDLQKWEYVPLGPFLGKNFGSSISPWIVTLDALEPFRTQGPEQNPPVLPYLQTEGARTFDIQLEVAIIPKAVEEETVVCRSNFKYLYWNMAQQLAHHTVNGCNIRVGDLMASGTISGPTPDSFGSMLELTWNWKNPLTMSDGSTRTAINDLDVVIMRGHCEKDGIRVGFGEVETLLLPAE, via the coding sequence ATGCAAAGTTGGCTTGACATCCCTCAAAACTCTGATTTTTCCATTTACAACCTGCCCTATGGCATTTTTTCGTACGGCAAAAAAAAGCCGCGTGCCGGAGTTGCCATCGGCGATTTCATCATAGACCTGAAACGGGCACACAAAAAAGGAGTGTTTGAGGATATCAAAATCCCCAAAAAAGTTTTTGATAAACCTGTACTGAACGACTACATCCGCTTGGGGAAACCCGTGCATCGTGCAGTTCGCGAGCGCTTGCAGGAGCAACTGCAAGACCCTACAAGTCTGCTGTTCCGCTATCAGCACAAATTGCTTGTACCGATGGAGGAAGCCTCTATGCACCTGCCCGTTGAAATTGGCGATTATACCGATTTTTACAGCAGCGAAGAGCACGCCACCAACGTGGGCAAAATGTTCCGCGGCGAAGCTAACGCACTGATGCCCAACTGGAAACATCTGCCTGTTGCCTATCACGGCAGAGCGTCTTCCATCGTGATTTCGGGTACGCCTATCCGCCGCCCGATGGGTCAGTCGCGCCCTAACGACAACGAACCGCCTGTTTTCGGGCCTTCCAAAGCAGTGGATTTTGAGTTAGAGGTTGCCTTCATCGTCAGCCGCGACACAGAACTTGGCGAGCGCATTCCTGCCGAGCACGCCGAAGACTACATCTTTGGGCTGGTGCTCTTCAACGACTGGTCTGCCCGCGACCTGCAAAAGTGGGAGTATGTTCCGCTGGGGCCTTTTCTGGGTAAAAACTTCGGCTCTTCCATATCGCCGTGGATTGTAACCTTAGATGCGCTGGAACCTTTCCGCACGCAAGGGCCTGAACAAAACCCACCCGTGCTCCCCTACCTGCAAACCGAAGGTGCACGCACATTTGATATCCAATTAGAAGTGGCCATCATTCCCAAGGCGGTAGAGGAAGAAACGGTTGTCTGCCGTTCAAATTTCAAATACCTGTATTGGAACATGGCACAGCAGTTGGCACACCACACCGTCAATGGCTGCAACATCCGCGTAGGCGACCTGATGGCCTCCGGCACCATCAGCGGCCCGACACCCGATTCGTTCGGCTCTATGCTGGAACTGACTTGGAACTGGAAAAACCCGCTCACCATGAGCGACGGCAGCACACGAACCGCTATCAACGATTTGGACGTAGTCATCATGCGCGGCCACTGCGAAAAAGACGGCATTCGCGTAGGGTTTGGCGAAGTGGAAACGCTGCTACTACCTGCGGAGTAG